The Montipora capricornis isolate CH-2021 chromosome 6, ASM3666992v2, whole genome shotgun sequence genome has a window encoding:
- the LOC138051342 gene encoding uncharacterized protein — MAEASDNSCSSEDDEYSDPLEVAASAGARLSVPEKASISRKRKVPTNPAEKKRNVRGSVDPKVSAWDRMNEFKDQCLTTVSGNLRCDACRETLSKKKSTVKKHVASLKHITALEKIKKSKKKDQNIKDLLAKTSGGAKGSTLPEDMRLYRYELVEALLKAGIPLSKADSLRPFLEKYGHRLTSRNHLAEFIPTIHQKEIDLVKSEIAANSAFSVIFDGSTRLGEALAIVVRFIDKDWNIQQRLLKLEVLAKSMNGEELAQRLIQCMAVEYKIQPNQLLAAMRDGASVNEAGLRQVMFFFPNIFNVICFSHTIDNVGKHFEFSVLDTFSRCWNTMFSLSPAARLLWKTRTGTAMRLHSKTRWWSKWEVLNQVMEFFGDVEPFLRENDNLSPVCRASLLEIFDDPVTARDLDIELAAMIDAGKHFVQATYYLEGDGPLVFACHERLSALAHAIAIDSFPNTEAKARQHAGRNMALYNQLVAQGKACINPGFRFYQQKFSLQFHNVVRAFKAARLCCPVQVQALRPTAVSVQELKQFSFITDAEVVQLVEELPNYLATADGAAIETEEDKVQWWATHAAALPNWSAAVKKILLVQPSSASAERVFSLLQNAFSKQQEAALEETVETSVMLRYNDNKRT, encoded by the coding sequence atggcggaggcgaGTGATAATTCATGCTCGAGTGAAGATGATGAATATTCAGATCCTTTGGAAGTAGCAGCTAGTGCTGGAGCTAGATTAAGTGTTCCAGAAAAAGCCAGTATCTCTCGGAAAAGAAAAGTGCCGACTAATCCAgccgaaaagaagagaaatgttCGTGGATCAGTCGATCCAAAAGTGTCCGCGTGGGATAGAATGAACGAGTTTAAGGACCAGTGCCTAACTACAGTGTCGGGAAATCTAAGATGTGACGCCTGCAGAGAaactctttccaaaaaaaagagtACTGTCAAGAAACATGTAGCATCCTTAAAGCACATCACAGCGCTAGAGAAGATTaagaaaagcaagaagaaaGATCAAAATATCAAGGATCTTCTTGCAAAAACAAGCGGAGGAGCAAAAGGATCCACATTACCCGAAGACATGAGGCTCTATCGATACGAGCTCGTGGAAGCTCTGCTGAAGGCAGGTATCCCTCTTTCAAAAGCCGACAGTTTGcgaccatttcttgaaaaatatggtcATCGCCTGACATCTCGGAACCATCTCGCAGAATTCATTCCCACGATTCATCAGAAGGAGATAGACTTAGTGAAATCCGAAATAGCTGCCAACAGTGCTTTTTCTGTGATCTTTGATGGGAGCACCAGGCTTGGGGAAGCGTTGGCAATTGTCGTCCGCTTCATTGACAAAGATTGGAATATACAGCAGAGGCTTCTCAAACTTGAAGTTCTAGCCAAGAGCATGAATGGGGAAGAGCTTGCTCAAAGACTGATTCAGTGCATGGCTGTGGAGTATAAAATACAGCCGAACCAGCTTCTAGCAGCAATGAGAGATGGTGCCTCAGTAAATGAGGCTGGATTGCGTCAAGTCATGTTTTTCTTTCCCAATATTTTTAATGTCATCTGTTTCTCACACACAATCGACAATGTTGGGAAACACTTTGAATTTAGTGTCCTAGACACATTTTCTAGGTGTTGGAACACCATGTTTTCTCTAAGTCCAGCTGCCCGGCTGTTGTGGAAGACAAGAACTGGCACAGCAATGCGACTTCATTCCAAAACCAGATGGTGGAGCAAATGGGAAGTCCTCAATCAGGTAATGGAGTTTTTTGGGGACGTTGAGCCCTTCCTAAGAGAAAATGATAACCTGTCTCCTGTTTGCCGTGCAAGCCTGTTGGAGATTTTTGATGATCCAGTTACTGCTAGAGACTTAGACATTGAGCTTGCTGCTATGATTGATGCGGGCAAGCACTTTGTTCAAGCAACTTATTATCTTGAGGGGGATGGTCCCTTAGTATTTGCTTGCCATGAACGTTTGTCTGCATTAGCACATGCAATAGCCATTGACTCTTTTCCAAACACCGAGGCCAAAGCTCGCCAACATGCAGGTAGAAATATGGCATTGTACAACCAGTTAGTTGCCCAAGGAAAGGCATGCATCAATCCAGGCTTCCGCTTTTACCAACAGAAATTCAGTTTGCAGTTCCACAATGTTGTTCGTGCATTTAAGGCTGCACGCTTATGTTGCCCAGTACAGGTGCAAGCACTACGTCCAACTGCTGTATCAGTCCAGGAACTAAAGCAATTTAGTTTCATTACTGATGCAGAGGTTGTACAGCTTGTGGAAGAGCTGCCAAACTATCTGGCCACTGCTGATGGTGCAGCCATTGAAACAGAAGAAGACAAAGTACAGTGGTGGGCTACACATGCCGCTGCTCTCCCAAATTGGTCTGCTGCAGTCAAAAAGATCTTGTTGGTGCAGCCTAGTTCAGCATCGGCTGAGCGAGTGTTTAGCCTGCTACAAAATGCATTTAGCAAGCAGCAAGAGGCAGCATTAGAGGAAACAGTGGAAACATCGGTCATGTTACGTTACAATGACAATAAGCGCACATGA